ATGCGGTAATTGCGGGCCAGCAGTTCGCGGCCCTGCGCCTCCAGATAGCGGGCGGCCCGGTCTTCGGCGGCAGCGCCTTTCATCCGGTCTGCTCCGGCCCAACCTGGTCTGGTGCGGCGGCGTGCCCCAGTTCAGCCAGCAGCTCGCGGTAAAGCCCGGCGGCGGCGCGGGCCACTTCCGGCAGCGGGGCCCCCAGGGCCAGGCGGCTGTCAGCCACGGCCAGCGCTTCGGCCAGCACCGCCGGATGCAGCGGCCAGGGTGTAGAGGCGGCGGCTGTCAGAAGTGACGTTGCAGCTTCTGGCCTTCCCATACGCGCACCCTCCTCGCTCAGTTCGTCCAGGGCCTGCCGGGCGGCCTGCCGCTCTGCCTCGCGTTTACTGCCAGCGGTTCCTTGCCCCAGCCGCTGCCCATCACACCAGACCTCGGTCAGGAAACTGGGCGCGTGGGGCGGCCCGCTTTCCTGCAAGCGGAAGTCGGGGGTCAGGCCCTGGGCGGCCAGCGCCGCTATCAGGTCTCCTTTGGGGTTCTCGGCCATGCCCTCAGCATAGCGGCGCGGCAGGCTGCCTCAGTTCCGGGGCACCGGCGCGGCAACACTCCAGATGCCGGCAAAGTTCGCCAGCTGGGTGTCGGTGCCAGGCGTGGCATAGGCACTGATGCTGCCGTCCAGATACAGGGCGTCGGGGCAGTGCAGGGTGTCACGGAAAAAGATGGCGAAGGCGTAGAAATTCACCGGCGCATTGCTGACGGCAAACCGCACCCGGCCATCGCTGCAGACCCCCACCCCGCTGCGCAGCTTGAACGACGTGCTGTGCGGGTCGAACGAAGGGGGCAGCTGGCCCCGGCGCACCAGCAGCGGCCCCGACTGCGCCGCGTACTGCGGGTGCAGCCGACGGGAGACATACTCGTCCGTTTCGGTGACGCCGGCCCGCCGGCCATCCACCCAAAACACCCCATTGGGCTGCCAGGCAAAATTGCCCCCAGTGCGTGCGAAATTCAGCGGCACCTCTTCCCGGCCCTGTTCCACATGCAGACCCAGCGGCTTGAAGCCGGGAGCGTAAATGCCGCTGTTGGTCATGAACAGCGCCCGGCTGCCTTCTTTGCGCAGTCGCTCACGCAGCTGCGCGAAGGTCAGATAAGGTTGCCCGGTGGTGGGGTTGAGCCAGTGCAGCCGCAGGTCGTCGCGCCGCAGGTCCACCGCAGCGACGGTATAGCTGCTCAGGCCACCGCGCACCTGCTGCAGGGTCAGCGCCGGCGCGGTGGGCGCCAGGCCCACAAAGGCCAGGCCCAGGGTGGCTACACGCTGAAGCTGTCGTCGCATCTGCATCCAGTCCATCATGACGGCTGGCTGCCAGGCCGGCATGAAAGAGTGGTGAGCAGCAAGCAGGCAGGCGCAGCAGGACTTGCACGCCGGAAAAGGCTGTGTTACTATTCCTTTCGCGCACGAAAAGGCGTGAAGTACACATATTCGGCAGTAGCTCAGTGGCAGAGCATCCGACTGTTAATCGGACGGTCGTTGGT
This region of Deinococcus sp. Marseille-Q6407 genomic DNA includes:
- a CDS encoding putative dsRNA-binding protein — encoded protein: MAENPKGDLIAALAAQGLTPDFRLQESGPPHAPSFLTEVWCDGQRLGQGTAGSKREAERQAARQALDELSEEGARMGRPEAATSLLTAAASTPWPLHPAVLAEALAVADSRLALGAPLPEVARAAAGLYRELLAELGHAAAPDQVGPEQTG
- a CDS encoding phosphodiester glycosidase family protein, whose product is MRRQLQRVATLGLAFVGLAPTAPALTLQQVRGGLSSYTVAAVDLRRDDLRLHWLNPTTGQPYLTFAQLRERLRKEGSRALFMTNSGIYAPGFKPLGLHVEQGREEVPLNFARTGGNFAWQPNGVFWVDGRRAGVTETDEYVSRRLHPQYAAQSGPLLVRRGQLPPSFDPHSTSFKLRSGVGVCSDGRVRFAVSNAPVNFYAFAIFFRDTLHCPDALYLDGSISAYATPGTDTQLANFAGIWSVAAPVPRN